In Papaver somniferum cultivar HN1 chromosome 1, ASM357369v1, whole genome shotgun sequence, a genomic segment contains:
- the LOC113319712 gene encoding protease Do-like 10, mitochondrial isoform X2 — MRYSYLRTLRRFSATLSSSSASPSHSLCRYNHTLIRPPSSPLFSLPRFSNSIRSITPIFSNSYCTSTTQNFINSKINQNPILSETKINDDDGDTGLIHPRQTDAYEAVNLALDSVVKIFTVASSPNYFLPWQNKSQRETMGSGFVIEGRRIITNAHVVADNTFVLVRRHGSPNKYRAEVRAIGHECDLAILTVESEEFWESMNFLELGDIPFLQEAVAVVGYPQGGDNISVTKGVVSRVEPTQYVHGATQLMAIQIDAAINPGNSGGPAIMGDKVAGVAFQNLSGAENIGYIIPVPVIKHFIAGVEEYGKYAGFCSLGLSCQPTENAQLREHFRMLPEMTGVLVSKINPLSDAYKMLKKDDIVLAFDSVPIANDGTVAFRNRERITFDHLVSMKKPNETAIVRVLRDGVEQDISVTLRPLQPLVPVHQFDKLPSYVIFAGLVFIPLTQPYLHEYGEDWYNTSPRRLCEHALRELPNKAGEQLVILAQVLMDDINAGYERLAELQVKKVNGVEVENLKHLCRLVEECKEESLRFDLDDERVVVLNYESAKVATSRILKRHRIPSAMSTDLIDEQVTTGSQVELACSN, encoded by the exons ATGCGGTACTCTTATCTTAGAACACTTCGCAGGTTCTCTGCaactctctcttcttcttctgcttctcctTCCCATTCGCTATGTCGTTATAATCATACTCTTATTCGCCCCCCTTCATCTCCTTTATTCTCTCTGCCTCGGTTTTCAAATTCAATTAGATCCATTACTCCCATTTTTTCAAATTCTTATTGTACTTCTACAACTCAAAACTTCATTAATtccaaaatcaatcaaaacccAATACTTTCTGAAACTAAgattaatgatgatgatggtgatactGGATTGATACATCCAAGACAAACAGATGCATATGAAGCAGTTAACCTTGCTCTTGATTCTGTTGTTAAAATATTTACTGTTGCAAGTAGTCCTAATTATTTCTTACCATGGCAGAACAAATCTCAGAGAGAAACTATGGGTTCTG GATTTGTCATTGAGGGGCGAAGAATTATAACCAATGCTCATGTAGTTGCTGATAATACATTTGTTCTTGTGAGAAGGCATGGTTCTCCAAACAAATATAGAGCAGAAGTTCGGGCCATTGGACATGAATGTGATTTGGCTATTCTCACTGTTGAAAGTGAAGAGTTTTGGGAGAGTATGAACTTCTTGGAGCTTGGTGACATTCCGTTCTTGCAGGAAGCTGTTGCAGTTGTTGGATACCCTCAAG GAGGAGACAACATATCTGTTACTAAAGGTGTTGTTTCTAGAGTTGAGCCAACACAATATGTCCATGGTGCGACACAGCTCATGGCTATACAGATTGATGCAGCTATTAATCCTGGAAACAGTGGAGGCCCTGCAATCATGGGAGACAAGGTTGCTGGAGTGGCTTTTCAAAATCTTTCAGGTGCGGAGAATATTGG GTATATAATTCCAGTTCCCGTGATAAAGCATTTTATAGCTGGGGTGGAGGAATATGGAAAATATGCTGGATTCTGTTCCCTGGGCTTGTCTTGCCAGCCTACTGAAAATGCACAATTAAGAGAGCACTTCCGAATGCTCCCAGAAATGACAGGAGTTCTTGTGAGCAAAATTAATCCTCTTTCAGATGCCTATAAGATGCTTAAGAAAGATGACATTGTCTTAGCTTTTGATAGTGTGCCTATAGCCAATGATGGAACTG TTGCATTCCGAAATAGAGAGCGGATAACATTTGATCATTTAGTCTCCATGAAGAAACCAAATGAAACAGCGATAGTTAGAGTATTAAGAGATGGTGTAGAGCAAGATATTAGTGTCACCCTTCGACCT TTACAACCATTGGTCCCCGTGCATCAGTTCGATAAGTTGCCTAGTTACGTCATCTTTGCTGGTCTGGTGTTTATTCCACTAACCCAGCCATACCTACATGAGTACGGAGAAGACTGGTACAATACTTCACCTCGTCGTTTGTGTGAACATGCATTGCGTGAACTGCCTAATAAAGCCGGAGAACAACTTGTCATTCTTGCTCAG GTGCTCATGGATGATATCAATGCTGGGTATGAGCGTTTGGCAGAATTACAG GTGAAGAAAGTTAACGGAGTTGAGGTTGAAAATCTTAAACATTTATGCCGCTTAGTAGAAGAATGCAAAGAAGAGAGCTTGAGATTTGATCTGGACGATGAGAGAGTAGTGGTATTGAACTATGAGTCGGCGAAAGTGGCCACTTCACGAATATTAAAGCGTCATAGAATACCTTCTGCAATGTCTACTGATCTCATTGATGAACAGGTAACAACAGGTTCACAGGTTGAATTAGCCTGCTCAAACTGA
- the LOC113319712 gene encoding protease Do-like 10, mitochondrial isoform X1, whose product MRYSYLRTLRRFSATLSSSSASPSHSLCRYNHTLIRPPSSPLFSLPRFSNSIRSITPIFSNSYCTSTTQNFINSKINQNPILSETKINDDDGDTGLIHPRQTDAYEAVNLALDSVVKIFTVASSPNYFLPWQNKSQRETMGSGFVIEGRRIITNAHVVADNTFVLVRRHGSPNKYRAEVRAIGHECDLAILTVESEEFWESMNFLELGDIPFLQEAVAVVGYPQGGDNISVTKGVVSRVEPTQYVHGATQLMAIQIDAAINPGNSGGPAIMGDKVAGVAFQNLSGAENIGYIIPVPVIKHFIAGVEEYGKYAGFCSLGLSCQPTENAQLREHFRMLPEMTGVLVSKINPLSDAYKMLKKDDIVLAFDSVPIANDGTVAFRNRERITFDHLVSMKKPNETAIVRVLRDGVEQDISVTLRPLQPLVPVHQFDKLPSYVIFAGLVFIPLTQPYLHEYGEDWYNTSPRRLCEHALRELPNKAGEQLVILAQVLMDDINAGYERLAELQVKKVNGVEVENLKHLCRLVEECKEESLRFDLDDERVVVLNYESAKVATSRILKRHRIPSAMSTDLIDEQCRRSCQARWITIVAWKSLRPVFIVGVRP is encoded by the exons ATGCGGTACTCTTATCTTAGAACACTTCGCAGGTTCTCTGCaactctctcttcttcttctgcttctcctTCCCATTCGCTATGTCGTTATAATCATACTCTTATTCGCCCCCCTTCATCTCCTTTATTCTCTCTGCCTCGGTTTTCAAATTCAATTAGATCCATTACTCCCATTTTTTCAAATTCTTATTGTACTTCTACAACTCAAAACTTCATTAATtccaaaatcaatcaaaacccAATACTTTCTGAAACTAAgattaatgatgatgatggtgatactGGATTGATACATCCAAGACAAACAGATGCATATGAAGCAGTTAACCTTGCTCTTGATTCTGTTGTTAAAATATTTACTGTTGCAAGTAGTCCTAATTATTTCTTACCATGGCAGAACAAATCTCAGAGAGAAACTATGGGTTCTG GATTTGTCATTGAGGGGCGAAGAATTATAACCAATGCTCATGTAGTTGCTGATAATACATTTGTTCTTGTGAGAAGGCATGGTTCTCCAAACAAATATAGAGCAGAAGTTCGGGCCATTGGACATGAATGTGATTTGGCTATTCTCACTGTTGAAAGTGAAGAGTTTTGGGAGAGTATGAACTTCTTGGAGCTTGGTGACATTCCGTTCTTGCAGGAAGCTGTTGCAGTTGTTGGATACCCTCAAG GAGGAGACAACATATCTGTTACTAAAGGTGTTGTTTCTAGAGTTGAGCCAACACAATATGTCCATGGTGCGACACAGCTCATGGCTATACAGATTGATGCAGCTATTAATCCTGGAAACAGTGGAGGCCCTGCAATCATGGGAGACAAGGTTGCTGGAGTGGCTTTTCAAAATCTTTCAGGTGCGGAGAATATTGG GTATATAATTCCAGTTCCCGTGATAAAGCATTTTATAGCTGGGGTGGAGGAATATGGAAAATATGCTGGATTCTGTTCCCTGGGCTTGTCTTGCCAGCCTACTGAAAATGCACAATTAAGAGAGCACTTCCGAATGCTCCCAGAAATGACAGGAGTTCTTGTGAGCAAAATTAATCCTCTTTCAGATGCCTATAAGATGCTTAAGAAAGATGACATTGTCTTAGCTTTTGATAGTGTGCCTATAGCCAATGATGGAACTG TTGCATTCCGAAATAGAGAGCGGATAACATTTGATCATTTAGTCTCCATGAAGAAACCAAATGAAACAGCGATAGTTAGAGTATTAAGAGATGGTGTAGAGCAAGATATTAGTGTCACCCTTCGACCT TTACAACCATTGGTCCCCGTGCATCAGTTCGATAAGTTGCCTAGTTACGTCATCTTTGCTGGTCTGGTGTTTATTCCACTAACCCAGCCATACCTACATGAGTACGGAGAAGACTGGTACAATACTTCACCTCGTCGTTTGTGTGAACATGCATTGCGTGAACTGCCTAATAAAGCCGGAGAACAACTTGTCATTCTTGCTCAG GTGCTCATGGATGATATCAATGCTGGGTATGAGCGTTTGGCAGAATTACAG GTGAAGAAAGTTAACGGAGTTGAGGTTGAAAATCTTAAACATTTATGCCGCTTAGTAGAAGAATGCAAAGAAGAGAGCTTGAGATTTGATCTGGACGATGAGAGAGTAGTGGTATTGAACTATGAGTCGGCGAAAGTGGCCACTTCACGAATATTAAAGCGTCATAGAATACCTTCTGCAATGTCTACTGATCTCATTGATGAACAG TGTCGAAGGAGTTGCCAAGCGAGATGGATTACGATTGTTGCGTGGAAATCATTACGACCGGTTTTTATTGTTGGTGTAAGACCATAG